The region TGGGTCGCGTGGACGGATGGATCCTCGCGACCGAGTTCGGATGCCTGCCCGCGGGGACATTGCGTACGGAAGATCCAGGGGCGCCCATCGCGGAGGCCATTCTGAGCTATCACGGCGTGAACAAGGGTCTCGCGGAGGACGGCGGGCCTTCCCCGCGCGAAGGCCTCGTGGTCGGGATCCGGGTCCAGTCGCACTCCGAGGGGCCCGCAACGGGTGGACTCATCACGCCGGGGAGCGCGCAGGGCGTGCTCGGACGCATGGTCCACTTCTCGTTCCCGTTCTTCTGGCTCCGGGACGAGGACGCGATCCAGGCGATGCAGGCGGCGTTCCAGTACGTGAACGCGTCGCCGACGCTGCCGTAGAGGAGACTACTTCCGCACGACGTACCAGTTGTTCTGGATGTCGTGCTTCAGCTCGTGCTTCTCCACCGAGCGGAATCCCGCACGCTCCAGGTACTCGCGCGTCTTCTGCTCGCCCCACATCGCGCCGAGCCCCTCACCGCCCTGCGCGAGCGACACCGTCATGCAGTGCATGCAGGAGATCGTGTAGAGGAACGTCCCGATCGGGTGGTCCACGTTCTCGTGATGGTGACTCGATCCGCGGATGTCCTGCATGAGGTAGACCCCGTCCGGCTTCAGCGCGCGGTGGATCCCGCGCAGCACGCGGAGCGGCGCCGCCTGGTCGTGCACGGCGTCGAACGTGGTGATGAGATCGTACTCCGCGACCGGCGCGCTCTCGTCGAAGTCCGAGAGGTCGGCGATCTCGAAGGTGATGTTCCGGACGCCCTTCCGCTCCGCCTCCGCGCGCGCGTACCCGATCGCTTCCTTCGAGAAGTCGACGCCGCGGAAGCGGCTCTCGGGGAAGATCTCCGCCAGGCGGTTCATGATGCGCCCGCTCCCGCACCCGACGTCCAGCACCCGGATCCCTTTCGCGAGGCGATCCGCGAGGCCGGGCACGAGGGGCACGATGTGCGACTCCAGCGAGGACATCACGGACTGGCCGCTGTCCTCGGCCATGACCGAGTGGAATCTCCCAAAGCGCTCGTACGGAACGCCCCCGCCCTTGCGGAAACATTCGAGGATGTCGTCCTCGACCCCGCCCAGGAGCCCGATGTACTGGGCGAAGACGCCGATGTTGTCGCCTCCCGCGGCGCGCGTGAGAAAGTCCGCGTGCTCGGCGGGCAGCCGGTACCGCATGGTGGCGCCGTCCACCTCGACCACGCGCGAGGCCACCATCGCCCCGAGCCACTCGCGCACGTAGCGCTCGTTCAAGCTGGCGAGTTTTGCGATCTCCTCGGACGTGGACGGCGGCCGGTCGCGCATCGCGTCGAGGAGACCGGCGCGATGCCCGATCGAGAGCATGAGGCAGAGGGCACCCTCGTTGAGCGCGCCCAGAAGGCGGCCGGAGAAGGCTTCGGCTCGCGCGGGATCGAACGGCGTTTCGGTGGTCGCGGACGGCATCGGAGTCTCCTTGGTTGGGGTGAGGATCGTACGCCCGGCATGCGAGTTGCTCAACCGCCTTGGCGGGACACAACTCCAGCACTTGGGCAGGACGACGTTCCCGGCCCTACAAATCAGGGAGGAGAACATGGAATCCATAGCCTCTACCGATCGCGTCATGGTCCGCCTCGGAGACCGAGAGCCCGAGCCTCTCTACGAGCTCGGGGAAGACGAGCGCTCCACCAACGTCGCGACCCTGGAGCGCGTGGTCTGCGCCGCGGTGGGCGGAAAGATCGTCCTGGACGGGCTCCGGCAGCGCTCCTGGCGCGGGGTGGCGCTCGCGATCGCCGGCGGCGAGCTCCTGCGACGCGGATGGACGGGACACTGCCGCCTCTACGAGGCTCTCGGCGTGAGCACCGCCGTGGACCGCGCCCTGAGCCTGCCCGGCGCGCCCGAGGATGCTCGGGAGACCGAGCACCGGGTCATGATCGAGGCGAAATTCCCCGAGTATCTCTATCGGCTCTGGAAGCAGCCCGAGACCCTCGGCCGGGTCATGGAGCAGTTCGCCGACGTCACCTGGAGCGGCCCCGACCGGGCGCACTGGCGCGTCCGGACGCCGCTCGGCAAGAGCTTCGAGTGGGAGGCTTGGACGGTGGAGGACCGCGAGGAGCAAGTGATCCGCTGGGAGTCGCTCCCCGGCGCCGAAGTTCCGAGCGACGGGGCCATCGAGTTCCTTCGCGTTCCCGGGCGGGGCACGGAAGTCGTGCTGCGGCTCCGATTCGATCCTCCCGGCGGAGCGATCGGCGACGCGCTCGCGAAGCTCTGGGGAATGTCGCCGGCGACCCTGGCCGTGCGCGCCCTCGACCGTTTCAAGGAGCTGGCGGAGAAGAGCGCCACCTGACAAAGCGGTCTTCAAGCTGCCATTGCGTCAGGACGCGACCCTGGTCCTCTTGACGCCAACGCACCAGAGTTCCACCTAAGAAGCACTCCCGCTGCGACGTAGCGGCGGCCGCCGCACGGCCTTCTCCGGGGCACAGGGAATGCAAGTTCTCTTCGACTGCAAGTCGACCCCATGTCCGGTGCCAGGTATCTCATCCCGGCTCTCCACTGGCCATCAGGAGATCGTGCCATGAAGACACTTCTCGGGATTGCATGCGCCGTCATGCTGTTGTTCGGAGCCCGCGCCGGCGCCCAAACGGTGTGCACCTCGGAGGCCACGCTCGAGGCGAGAGCCTTCGTGACGGGCCCATGGCGCATCATTCCCGTGGGAGTGGGCGGGCCCAACCTCTGCCTGCGGTTCGAGTCGGTCGGTGGGAGCTACGTGAACGAGCAGGTGGACATGACCAGCATCACTCTCACTTCACTCGAGACCGGGTCCGTGACGAGCATCTCCTGCATTGCTGCCAAATCGGCGATCGAGGGGGACCTGGACGGCAATGGAGTCCGGGAGCTGCCCGCCTGGTTCGGCCAGGCGGATCTGGCGCGCCTCTTCGACCGGATCAAGGGGCGTGTCGAGGTGACCGCGATCGTCCAAGGCAATCTCGCCGACGGGTCGACGTTCTGCGGCCCCGCATCGCTCACCCTGATCCACCCGAAGCACCATCCCCGGTCCCTTGTGACACCGAACCCCTTCCATGCGGGAGGCGTTCTCCGAGTCATGACCTCGCGAGCGGGCTCACTCCGGGCGCGGATCTTCGATCTGCAAGGGCGCCTCGTCAGCACCCTGGATCACGGGCACAGAACGCCGGGGGAGCATGTCATCCGCGTGGATGGCGTGGACCTGGCGGGGCGGCCTCTTCCATCGGGGATCTACTTCTACGTGGTCGAGACGGGTGACGGGGCGACGCGGGGCCGGTTCGCCATCGTGAACTGATCGATTCCGGCGATCTCGGATACGGAATCCCCGTTGCGTTGGCGGGCCGTCGGCCCGATGATCGCCCCGTGCTCGACTACGCACGAATCGACGACTTCCTGGACCGGAACCTCGACGGGAGCCTGAACGAGCTGTCCCGGCTCGTGGCGCAGCCGAGCGTCGGAGCTCAGAACTGGGGCCTCCAGGAATGCGCGGCGCTGGTTTGCGAGATGCTGGAGCGGCGCGGCTTCAAGGCGGAAGTGCTCGCGACCGCGGGCGCGCCCGTGGTGTTCGGCGAGCGAACAGGGAAGAAGCCGAAGACCCTCCTCTTCTACAACCACTACGACGTTCAACCGCCCGAGCCGCTCGAGCTCTGGACCTCGCCTCCGTTCGAGCCCGCGCGGCGCGACGGCAGGATGTTCGGGCGCGGCGTGAGCGACGACAAGGGTCACATCGCCGCGCGGCTCTTCGCGATCGACGCAATCCTCGAGACCGCGGGCGATCTTCCGTGCTCGGTGAAGTTCGCGATCGAAGGGGAAGAGGAGACCTCGAGCCGCAACCTCCACGCGTTCGTGCTGAAGGAGAAGGAGCGCCTCAGAGCGGACGGATGCGTGTGGGAGTTCGGATATCTGGACCACGAGGGAACGCCGCTCCAGATCCTCGGTCTCCGCGGCATCTGCTACGTGGAGCTGAGCGTCGAGACCGCGTCCCTCGACGCGCACTCCGGGATCGGCGGCTCGATCTTCCCGAACGCGGCGTGGCGGCTGACGTGGGCGCTCGCGTCCCTCAAGGGACCGGACGAGCGAATCCGGATTCAGGGCCACTACGACGACGTGAAGCCTCCGACCGAACGCGACCGCGCGTGGATGGCGCAGGTGGCGGAGACCGGCGAGCTCTATCGCAAGATCTACGGCGTACGAGGCTTCTTGAAGGGAATGACTGGCGGCCCGGAGCTACGCGTCGCGGAGGTGTTCGAGCCGACGTGCACGATCTGCGGCCTGAACTCGGGCTATCAGGGTGCCGGCAGCAAGACCGTGCTTCCGGCGCGGGCCACCGCGAAGGTCGACTTCCGGCTCGTGCCGGACATGCGGCCCGAGCGCGTCCTGAAGAACCTTCGCGAGCATCTCGATCGCGAGGGGTTCGAGGACGTGAAGATCACGTTTCTCGGCGGGGAGCCTCCGGGACGAACCGATCCCGACGACCCGCTCGTGAAGCTGGTCGTCGACAGCGCGGAATCGGTCTACGGGAAGAAGATGCAGATCGTCCCGATGGTCGGCGGCTCCGGTCCGGTCCACATGTTCCTGCACGACCTCGGGCTGCCGGTCGTGACGGCCGGTCTCGGCTATCCGGGGACGCGGGCCCACGCGCCCGATGAGAACATCGTCATCGACCACTACCTGAAGCACGCGAAGCACGTCGCGAGGATCCTCGGCGAGTTCGCGAAGTAACTTCAGCTCCCCTGCTCCGCCCCTCTACTCGATCGGTCTCTGATCCGCCGCGCTGGAATCACCCGGCTGATCTTTTGGACGCGATCTCGTGCGAAAAAAGGTGCCAACGGCGTAGACGGCCCCGGGTAATAGGAGCAGGAGGAGCATCTCGCTGGGCTGAGGCCGGTCCGGTCGCACGACCGAGTAGAGCGCGAGTGCGGTCAGGAGCAGGTGAGCCGTGGCTGCGATGTTCTGCGCCATCGCCAGCGTTCCAGTCCGTCGGGCAAAGCTTATGAGGCCAATGGGCACGCCGCACAGCGCGAGAAGCACCCACAACTCGGCATTCCACTCCTCGGCCAGAAGAAGTGCCTGTGCTGCAGCGGAGCCGCTCATGAGCCACAGCCCGACCTGGGCACCTTTCGAGTTCAGGTACTCCGACCAGCGGTTCATGGCGCGGAGCCTATCATGTGACTCTTGGTGAATCTGCCAGCGATCTTCTCGACTCAAACCTTACGGCCTCCTCGGGGTTCAACCAACGTCCTGACAAGGAGTTCGTCCCTTCCGTATACTTCTGGGCTCCATGACGCCTACGCGACCTAAGTTCTTACGCTTCCTGCCGTTCGTGCTCGCGCTGCTCGTTCCCGTTCCGCTGGGCGCGGATCCGGTCGACTTCAACCTCGGGACGGGTGGGGAAGCAACCGAATCCCGTCCCGTCCAGGCCGAGGTCGGGTCCCGGGGCGCCAGCGACAACGTCGAGGTCGCGCTCCTCTCCGACGTGGCCTCGATCCAGCCCGGGAAGCAGTTCCTGGTCGCGCTCCACATGAAGCTCGACCCCGGCTGGCACACCTATTGGAAGAATCCGGGCGACTCGGGCCTGCCCCTGAAGATCCAGTGGGAGCTGCCTCCGGGATTCACGCCGGGCGAGATCCAGTGGCCGATCCCCTCGCGTGTTCCCGAGCCGCCCCTCATGGGCTACGGCTATCACGGCGAGGTGCTCTTCACCGTGCCGATCATGCCTCCCAAGACCCTCGAGGTGCGCGAGGTGCGGATCGCGGGCACGTTCGACTGGCTGGAGTGCAAGGACATCTGCATCCCGGGCGGATCCAAGCTCGCGATCACACTCCCCGTGGAGGGCACGTCGCGACTCGGTCCTGCTGCCGGCATGATCGCCGCCGGGCAACGAGCCCTTCCCACGACCGCGCTCGGCTGGGAAGTCTCCGCCCGCGCGGGCGACGAGATCGTTCTCACGGCCCAGCCTCCGCAGGGGATCACGCTCTCCGCGCTCGAGTTCTTCCCGAACGAGGGCCTGGTGATCGAGAGCGCCGCGCTGCAACGGCTCGAGTCGAGTGAAGGAAGTCACCGGCTCACGATGACACCGGACCCGAACGCCGAAGGGAAGCCCTCGCGTCTCGCGGGCGTCCTGATCTACACGAGCGGGGACGCGCGTCATGGCGTCGTGATCGACGTGCCCGTCGCGGGGAGCGCTTCCGCGGGTGGGACGACCGGAGCCGCGGGGCCCGCGGGCTGGCCCATCGCGCTCGCGTTCGCCTTCCTGGGCGGAATGATCCTGAATCTCATGCCGTGCGTGCTTCCGGTTCTCTCGCTCAAGGTGCTCGGGATCGTCGAGCACTCCGGCGAGGAGCCCGGGCGCGCGTGGCGTCATGGGCTCGTCTATGCGCTCGGCGTCCTGGCGACGTTCTGGATCCTGGCCGCGGTCCTTCTCGCGCTTCGCGCCGCGGGGCAGCACGTGGGCTGGGGTTTCCAGCTCCAGTCCGCGCCATTCCTCGCGTTTCTCTCCGGGCTCTTCCTGATCCTCGCGCTCAATCTCTTCGGCATGTTCGAGATCGGCGCCTCGCTCACGCGCGCCGGAGGCCACGCGGGGAAGACGGCGGGCCTCACCGGCTCCTTCGGCTCCGGAGTTCTCGCGACGATCGCGGCGACTCCGTGCACGGCGCCGTTCATGGGATCGGCACTCGGATTCGCGCTCGGCCAGCCCGCGGCGATGACGCTCCTCGTGTTCACCGCGCTGGGGTTGGGGATGGCGCTGCCGTACGTGGTCCTCACCACGAGCCCCGTGCTCCTGCGCTTCGTTCCACGCCCCGGCCCGTGGATGAAGACGATGAAGCAGGTGATGGGCTTCCTCCTCCTCGCCGTGGTCGTGGCGCTGGTCTGGCTCTTCGGCCACGTGACCGGCATCGACGGAGCCGGGTTTCTGCTCGCGGCCTTGCTCCTTCTGGGCGCGGGAGCATGGGCGTATGGGCATGCCCAGACGAGCCGCGCGGGCTCGAGGGCGCGCGGGTTGTCCTACGCTTCGGCAGCGGTGCTTCTCCTGGCCGGCCTCGGCCTCGGGATCCACGGCACGCGGACGCTCGCGTCTTC is a window of Candidatus Eisenbacteria bacterium DNA encoding:
- a CDS encoding class I SAM-dependent methyltransferase — translated: MPSATTETPFDPARAEAFSGRLLGALNEGALCLMLSIGHRAGLLDAMRDRPPSTSEEIAKLASLNERYVREWLGAMVASRVVEVDGATMRYRLPAEHADFLTRAAGGDNIGVFAQYIGLLGGVEDDILECFRKGGGVPYERFGRFHSVMAEDSGQSVMSSLESHIVPLVPGLADRLAKGIRVLDVGCGSGRIMNRLAEIFPESRFRGVDFSKEAIGYARAEAERKGVRNITFEIADLSDFDESAPVAEYDLITTFDAVHDQAAPLRVLRGIHRALKPDGVYLMQDIRGSSHHHENVDHPIGTFLYTISCMHCMTVSLAQGGEGLGAMWGEQKTREYLERAGFRSVEKHELKHDIQNNWYVVRK
- a CDS encoding SRPBCC family protein → MESIASTDRVMVRLGDREPEPLYELGEDERSTNVATLERVVCAAVGGKIVLDGLRQRSWRGVALAIAGGELLRRGWTGHCRLYEALGVSTAVDRALSLPGAPEDARETEHRVMIEAKFPEYLYRLWKQPETLGRVMEQFADVTWSGPDRAHWRVRTPLGKSFEWEAWTVEDREEQVIRWESLPGAEVPSDGAIEFLRVPGRGTEVVLRLRFDPPGGAIGDALAKLWGMSPATLAVRALDRFKELAEKSAT
- a CDS encoding T9SS type A sorting domain-containing protein; the encoded protein is MKTLLGIACAVMLLFGARAGAQTVCTSEATLEARAFVTGPWRIIPVGVGGPNLCLRFESVGGSYVNEQVDMTSITLTSLETGSVTSISCIAAKSAIEGDLDGNGVRELPAWFGQADLARLFDRIKGRVEVTAIVQGNLADGSTFCGPASLTLIHPKHHPRSLVTPNPFHAGGVLRVMTSRAGSLRARIFDLQGRLVSTLDHGHRTPGEHVIRVDGVDLAGRPLPSGIYFYVVETGDGATRGRFAIVN
- a CDS encoding M20/M25/M40 family metallo-hydrolase; this translates as MLDYARIDDFLDRNLDGSLNELSRLVAQPSVGAQNWGLQECAALVCEMLERRGFKAEVLATAGAPVVFGERTGKKPKTLLFYNHYDVQPPEPLELWTSPPFEPARRDGRMFGRGVSDDKGHIAARLFAIDAILETAGDLPCSVKFAIEGEEETSSRNLHAFVLKEKERLRADGCVWEFGYLDHEGTPLQILGLRGICYVELSVETASLDAHSGIGGSIFPNAAWRLTWALASLKGPDERIRIQGHYDDVKPPTERDRAWMAQVAETGELYRKIYGVRGFLKGMTGGPELRVAEVFEPTCTICGLNSGYQGAGSKTVLPARATAKVDFRLVPDMRPERVLKNLREHLDREGFEDVKITFLGGEPPGRTDPDDPLVKLVVDSAESVYGKKMQIVPMVGGSGPVHMFLHDLGLPVVTAGLGYPGTRAHAPDENIVIDHYLKHAKHVARILGEFAK
- a CDS encoding thioredoxin family protein, whose product is MTPTRPKFLRFLPFVLALLVPVPLGADPVDFNLGTGGEATESRPVQAEVGSRGASDNVEVALLSDVASIQPGKQFLVALHMKLDPGWHTYWKNPGDSGLPLKIQWELPPGFTPGEIQWPIPSRVPEPPLMGYGYHGEVLFTVPIMPPKTLEVREVRIAGTFDWLECKDICIPGGSKLAITLPVEGTSRLGPAAGMIAAGQRALPTTALGWEVSARAGDEIVLTAQPPQGITLSALEFFPNEGLVIESAALQRLESSEGSHRLTMTPDPNAEGKPSRLAGVLIYTSGDARHGVVIDVPVAGSASAGGTTGAAGPAGWPIALAFAFLGGMILNLMPCVLPVLSLKVLGIVEHSGEEPGRAWRHGLVYALGVLATFWILAAVLLALRAAGQHVGWGFQLQSAPFLAFLSGLFLILALNLFGMFEIGASLTRAGGHAGKTAGLTGSFGSGVLATIAATPCTAPFMGSALGFALGQPAAMTLLVFTALGLGMALPYVVLTTSPVLLRFVPRPGPWMKTMKQVMGFLLLAVVVALVWLFGHVTGIDGAGFLLAALLLLGAGAWAYGHAQTSRAGSRARGLSYASAAVLLLAGLGLGIHGTRTLASSTSTTANAGESGVWEPYSATRVEALRAEGKPMFIDFTAAWCLTCQVNERVALANAEVAKRFRDEGVALLKADWTRRDDEITQALAGYGRQGVPVYILYGRDRGSAPRFLPELLTPAIVLSALDETLGPDGAAESVSFTSEHATGGTE